Proteins from one Mycobacterium sp. HUMS_12744610 genomic window:
- a CDS encoding mannitol dehydrogenase family protein, producing the protein MVRLNSATLPRLPIATPGYDRDGVGTGIAHFGVGNFHRAHQAMYVDRLLRRGLAREWGIRGLGVLPADRRMRDVLAAQDGLYTLISEHPDDSRDARVIGSIVDYRYVPDDPAATVELLAAPATRVITLTITEGGYRVRDRASVFGLIVEALVRRRDRGVGAPTIVSCDNIEHNGEVARRAVVEHAQLLHPGVVGWVDEHARFPCSMVDRITPATTPDLVAAVERDFGVADRWPVAAESFAAWVLEDDFAAGRPPLEDAGVLLVDDVAPYEAMKLRLLNAGHQCLCYFAWLCGYRMVHDAARDPLLAEFLCAYFDSEAIPTLAPVPGIDLAAYSRELVERFANPGVADTVARLCAYSSDRIPAWLLPVIRANLRTGGPVRLASAAVASWARYSEAVDEHGEPIEVVDNLADSLVPAARSERERPGAFLENPAVFGDLPRAPRFAEAYRRALDSLHTNGARATLEGLVKEARA; encoded by the coding sequence GTGGTTCGCCTGAACAGCGCCACCCTGCCGCGCCTGCCGATCGCGACGCCGGGCTACGACCGGGACGGCGTCGGGACGGGCATCGCGCACTTCGGTGTCGGCAACTTTCACCGCGCGCATCAGGCGATGTACGTCGACCGGCTGCTGCGGCGCGGGCTGGCCCGCGAGTGGGGCATCCGCGGGCTGGGGGTGCTGCCCGCCGACCGCCGCATGCGCGACGTGCTGGCCGCCCAGGACGGCCTGTACACGCTGATCTCCGAGCACCCCGACGACAGTCGCGACGCACGCGTCATCGGCTCGATCGTCGACTACCGCTACGTGCCCGACGATCCCGCGGCCACGGTCGAACTGCTCGCCGCACCGGCGACGCGCGTCATCACGCTGACCATCACCGAAGGGGGCTACCGGGTCCGGGACCGCGCGTCGGTGTTCGGCCTGATCGTCGAGGCCCTGGTGCGCCGCCGCGACCGCGGCGTCGGCGCGCCGACGATCGTGTCGTGCGACAACATCGAGCACAACGGCGAGGTGGCCCGGCGGGCAGTCGTCGAGCACGCGCAGCTGTTGCATCCGGGCGTGGTCGGCTGGGTGGACGAGCACGCCCGGTTCCCGTGCTCGATGGTGGACCGCATCACCCCAGCCACCACCCCCGACCTCGTGGCCGCTGTGGAACGCGACTTCGGTGTCGCCGACCGGTGGCCGGTGGCGGCCGAGTCCTTCGCCGCGTGGGTGCTCGAGGACGACTTCGCCGCCGGCAGGCCGCCACTGGAGGACGCGGGTGTGCTGCTGGTCGACGACGTCGCCCCCTACGAGGCGATGAAGCTGCGGCTCCTCAACGCCGGGCACCAGTGCCTGTGCTACTTCGCGTGGCTGTGCGGGTACCGCATGGTGCACGACGCGGCGCGCGACCCATTGCTGGCCGAATTCCTCTGCGCCTACTTCGATTCCGAGGCGATCCCCACGTTGGCGCCGGTCCCCGGCATCGACTTGGCCGCCTACAGCCGGGAACTCGTCGAGCGGTTCGCCAACCCCGGCGTCGCCGACACGGTTGCCCGGTTGTGCGCCTACTCCTCGGACCGCATCCCGGCCTGGCTGCTTCCGGTGATCCGCGCCAACCTGCGCACCGGCGGGCCCGTCCGGCTCGCGTCGGCGGCGGTGGCGAGCTGGGCGCGCTACAGCGAGGCAGTAGACGAACACGGCGAACCGATCGAGGTCGTCGACAACCTGGCCGATTCGCTGGTGCCCGCCGCCCGCTCGGAGCGGGAACGTCCCGGCGCCTTCCTGGAGAACCCGGCGGTGTTCGGCGACCTGCCGCGGGCGCCCCGCTTTGCGGAGGCCTACCGCCGGGCGCTGGACTCGTTGCACACCAACGGCGCGCGGGCGACCCTGGAGGGGTTGGTGAAGGAGGCACGGGCATGA
- a CDS encoding ATP-dependent DNA ligase produces MGSTARARVKLTNADKVLYPATGTTKGDVFDYYTRIAEVMIPHIAARPATRKRWPNGVDEDSFFEKQLASSAPGWLPRGSVTHRSGTTTYPIIDSPDGLAWIAQQAALEVHVPQWRFVAEWTRSRAEELKPGPATRLVFDLDPGEGVTMAQLAEVARAVRDLIADIGLTTFPLTSGSKGLHLYAPLAEPVSSRGASVLAKRVAQQLEKAMPKLVTAIMTKSLRAGKVFLDWSQNNGAKTTIAPYSLRGRQHPTVAAPRTWEELDDPALTQLRYDEVLARVERDGDLLAPLDADAAVSDRLAKYRSMRDAAKTPEPVPAAGPAPGRGNTFVIQEHHARRLHYDFRLERDGVLVSWAVPKNLPETTSVNHLAVRTEDHPLEYGGFEGVIPKGEYGAGKVIIWDSGTYEAEKFRDDPAEKGEVIVNLHGNRISGRYALIQTNGAQWLVHRMKDQKSFDFDEIAPMLATHGSVAAYTAGQWAFEGKWDGYRLLLEADHGTLRLRSRRGRNVTAEYPQFASLAADLVDHHVVLDGEAVVLDTSGVPSFHAMQNRGRGAQVEFWAFDLLYLDGRSLLRARYEDRRKLLETLGGGTNLVVPKLLPGNGKRALEYSAAHGWEGVVAKRRDSAYQPGRRSASWVKDKHWKTQEVVIGGWKAGEGRRSSGIGSLLMGIPGADGLRFAGKVGTGFTERDLVSLKETLAPLHTTTSPFSPPLPRSEARGVTFVEPVLVGEVRYSEWTPDDRLRQTSWRGLRPDKEPSEVVRE; encoded by the coding sequence ATGGGGTCCACGGCGCGGGCGCGGGTGAAGCTGACCAACGCCGACAAGGTGCTCTACCCGGCCACCGGAACCACCAAGGGTGACGTGTTCGACTACTACACCCGCATCGCCGAGGTGATGATCCCGCACATCGCCGCTCGCCCCGCCACCCGCAAGCGCTGGCCCAACGGCGTCGACGAGGACTCGTTCTTCGAGAAGCAGCTGGCCTCCTCGGCGCCGGGCTGGCTGCCCCGCGGCAGCGTCACGCACCGGTCCGGGACGACGACCTACCCGATCATCGACAGCCCGGACGGGTTGGCCTGGATCGCGCAGCAGGCGGCGCTGGAGGTGCACGTGCCGCAGTGGCGGTTCGTCGCCGAGTGGACCCGCAGCAGGGCCGAGGAGCTCAAACCGGGGCCGGCCACCCGGCTGGTGTTCGACCTCGACCCGGGCGAGGGCGTGACGATGGCGCAGCTGGCCGAGGTGGCCCGTGCCGTCCGCGACCTGATCGCCGATATCGGACTGACCACCTTCCCGCTCACCAGCGGCAGCAAGGGGCTGCACCTTTACGCGCCGCTGGCCGAGCCGGTCAGCAGCCGGGGCGCCTCGGTGCTGGCCAAACGCGTTGCGCAGCAACTGGAAAAAGCGATGCCCAAGCTCGTTACGGCGATCATGACCAAAAGCTTGCGCGCGGGAAAGGTGTTCTTGGACTGGAGCCAGAACAACGGGGCGAAAACCACTATCGCGCCCTATTCGCTGCGCGGGCGGCAGCATCCGACGGTCGCCGCGCCGCGCACCTGGGAGGAACTCGACGACCCCGCGCTGACCCAGCTGCGCTACGACGAGGTGCTGGCCCGCGTCGAGCGTGACGGCGACCTGCTGGCTCCGCTCGACGCCGATGCGGCCGTATCGGATCGGCTGGCCAAATACCGCAGCATGCGCGACGCCGCCAAGACTCCCGAACCCGTTCCGGCCGCCGGACCCGCCCCCGGGCGGGGCAACACGTTCGTCATCCAGGAGCACCACGCCCGCCGGCTGCACTACGACTTTCGGCTGGAGCGCGACGGGGTGCTGGTGTCGTGGGCGGTGCCGAAAAACCTGCCCGAGACGACGTCGGTGAACCACCTGGCGGTGCGCACCGAGGACCATCCGCTCGAGTACGGCGGATTCGAGGGCGTCATTCCCAAGGGGGAGTACGGGGCCGGCAAGGTGATCATCTGGGACTCGGGGACCTACGAGGCCGAGAAGTTCCGCGATGACCCCGCCGAAAAGGGCGAGGTGATCGTCAACCTGCATGGCAACCGGATCTCGGGGCGCTATGCGCTGATCCAGACCAACGGCGCCCAGTGGCTGGTGCACCGGATGAAGGATCAGAAGTCCTTCGACTTCGACGAGATCGCCCCCATGCTCGCCACGCACGGCTCGGTGGCGGCGTACACGGCCGGCCAGTGGGCCTTCGAAGGCAAATGGGACGGCTACCGCCTGCTGCTCGAGGCCGACCACGGCACGTTGCGGCTGCGGTCCCGCCGCGGCCGCAACGTCACCGCCGAATATCCTCAATTCGCCTCCTTGGCAGCGGATCTGGTCGACCATCACGTGGTCCTCGATGGCGAGGCCGTCGTTCTGGACACCTCCGGTGTGCCCAGCTTCCACGCGATGCAGAACCGCGGCCGCGGCGCCCAAGTCGAGTTCTGGGCCTTCGATCTGCTCTACCTGGACGGCCGGTCGCTGCTGCGTGCCCGCTATGAGGACCGGCGCAAACTGCTGGAGACGCTGGGCGGCGGCACCAATCTCGTCGTTCCGAAACTGCTGCCCGGCAACGGCAAGCGGGCGCTGGAGTATTCCGCCGCGCACGGTTGGGAGGGCGTGGTGGCCAAGCGGCGCGACTCCGCCTACCAGCCGGGCCGGCGGTCGGCGTCGTGGGTCAAGGACAAGCACTGGAAAACACAGGAAGTCGTCATCGGCGGCTGGAAGGCCGGGGAGGGCAGGCGTAGCAGCGGCATCGGTTCGCTGCTGATGGGCATCCCCGGCGCCGACGGCCTGCGTTTCGCCGGCAAGGTCGGAACCGGTTTCACCGAGCGGGATCTGGTGAGCCTGAAGGAGACGCTGGCGCCGCTGCACACCACCACGTCGCCGTTCAGTCCGCCGTTGCCCCGCAGCGAGGCCAGGGGGGTGACGTTCGTCGAGCCGGTGCTGGTGGGCGAGGTGCGCTACAGCGAGTGGACCCCCGATGACCGGCTGCGCCAGACGAGTTGGCGCGGCCTGCGGCCGGACAAGGAACCGAGTGAGGTGGTGCGGGAATGA
- a CDS encoding fumarylacetoacetate hydrolase family protein, producing the protein MKWVTYQDDDGIRTGVVSDDNIHAMPAGVTLLELVGRGVDGLRYAGEEALRSPAVVTPVAEVRLMAPIPRPPSIRDTLCFLDHMRNCKAAMGADRMLADAWYRIPAFYFACPATVLGPYDDAPMAPGSAWQDFELEIGAVIGTGGRDLTVEEAERAIIGYTIFNDWSARDLQQLESQLAIGQGKGKDSGVTLGPYLVTPDELEPFRDLTRPGRLDLEVTALVNDTVIGSGSTAQMDWTFAEVISYVSRGVMLAPGDVIGSGTVPTCTLVEHLNPVALELFPGWLHDGDVVTLRVQGLGETRQTVRASRPPHPLAARPNPDAAPAPRRVNPAPARVTYTRGLHEVAERVWAWTLPDGGFGWSNAGLVAGEGASLLVDTLFDLALTREMLTAMRPFTDRAPITDALITHSNGDHTHGNQLLDPSVRIIAAKDTAEEIAHGLAPEMLAMVQNADLGPIATKFVRDRFGFFDFGGIRVRNADLTFDRELSIDVGGRRVELLNLGPAHTAADSVVHVPDAGVLFGGDLLFIGCTPIVWAGPIANWVAACDAMIALDAPIVVPGHGPVTDPDGIRAVRGYLTHVAEQAEAAYRRGLSWAEAADTIDLGEYASWLDAERVVVNVYQRYRELDPETPQLEVMALLVMQAEWLAKRSA; encoded by the coding sequence ATGAAATGGGTGACCTATCAAGACGACGACGGTATACGCACCGGGGTCGTGTCGGATGACAACATCCACGCGATGCCGGCGGGGGTGACGCTGCTCGAGCTGGTCGGGCGTGGCGTCGATGGCTTGCGGTATGCAGGCGAGGAGGCGCTGCGTTCCCCCGCGGTGGTCACCCCGGTGGCCGAGGTGCGGCTCATGGCGCCGATCCCGCGCCCGCCGTCGATCCGCGACACGCTGTGCTTCCTCGACCACATGCGCAACTGCAAGGCCGCGATGGGCGCCGACCGGATGCTCGCCGATGCCTGGTACCGTATCCCAGCGTTCTATTTCGCCTGCCCGGCAACGGTTCTCGGGCCCTACGACGACGCCCCGATGGCGCCCGGCAGCGCGTGGCAGGACTTCGAGCTGGAGATCGGCGCGGTCATCGGCACCGGCGGTAGGGATTTGACGGTCGAGGAGGCCGAACGGGCCATCATCGGTTATACGATCTTCAACGACTGGTCCGCGCGCGATCTGCAGCAGCTGGAGAGCCAGCTGGCGATCGGGCAGGGCAAGGGCAAGGACAGCGGGGTGACGCTGGGCCCGTATCTGGTGACGCCCGACGAGCTCGAGCCGTTCCGCGACCTCACCCGTCCCGGCCGGCTCGACCTGGAAGTGACAGCCCTGGTCAACGACACCGTGATCGGTTCGGGGTCCACCGCCCAGATGGACTGGACCTTCGCAGAGGTCATCTCCTACGTGTCGCGCGGCGTGATGCTCGCCCCCGGCGACGTCATCGGCTCCGGCACCGTGCCCACCTGCACGCTTGTCGAGCACCTCAATCCGGTAGCGCTAGAATTGTTTCCGGGTTGGCTGCACGATGGCGACGTCGTCACCCTGCGGGTACAGGGGCTGGGGGAGACCCGGCAGACCGTGCGCGCCAGCAGGCCGCCGCACCCCCTGGCCGCCCGGCCCAACCCGGACGCCGCGCCAGCTCCACGCCGGGTCAACCCGGCCCCCGCGCGAGTGACCTACACCCGCGGGCTGCACGAGGTCGCCGAACGGGTCTGGGCATGGACCCTGCCCGACGGGGGATTCGGCTGGAGCAACGCCGGGCTGGTTGCCGGCGAGGGCGCCTCCCTGCTGGTGGACACGCTCTTCGACCTGGCGTTGACCCGCGAAATGCTCACCGCCATGAGGCCTTTCACCGATCGAGCGCCGATCACCGACGCGCTGATCACCCACTCCAACGGTGATCACACCCACGGCAACCAGCTGCTGGACCCTTCGGTGCGGATCATCGCCGCCAAGGACACCGCCGAGGAGATTGCCCACGGACTGGCGCCGGAGATGCTGGCGATGGTGCAGAACGCCGACCTCGGGCCGATCGCGACGAAGTTCGTGCGGGACCGGTTCGGGTTCTTCGACTTCGGCGGCATCAGGGTGCGCAATGCCGATCTGACCTTCGACCGCGAGCTGAGCATCGACGTCGGTGGCAGGCGGGTGGAACTGCTCAACCTCGGCCCTGCCCACACCGCCGCGGACTCCGTGGTCCATGTGCCCGACGCCGGCGTGCTATTCGGTGGCGACCTGCTGTTCATCGGCTGCACCCCGATCGTGTGGGCCGGCCCGATCGCCAACTGGGTGGCCGCCTGCGACGCCATGATCGCCTTGGACGCCCCGATCGTCGTTCCCGGCCACGGCCCGGTCACCGACCCGGACGGCATCCGCGCCGTGCGCGGCTATCTCACGCACGTCGCCGAACAGGCCGAGGCCGCCTACCGCAGGGGACTGTCGTGGGCCGAGGCCGCCGACACCATCGATCTCGGCGAGTACGCGAGTTGGCTGGACGCCGAGCGCGTCGTCGTCAACGTCTATCAGCGTTACCGCGAACTCGACCCCGAGACCCCGCAACTGGAGGTGATGGCGCTGCTGGTGATGCAGGCCGAGTGGCTGGCCAAGCGGTCGGCGTGA
- a CDS encoding enoyl-CoA hydratase/isomerase family protein, whose amino-acid sequence MELNTLEDNIACLTLNRPERLNAIDGALIDGVDDALTALDGGEFRAAILTGAGRGFCAGADLSGTGEPWTKPRPTTPPFKVNYDAQVRLADLFTRLYELPIPVIAAVNGVAVGGGLAFALVCDVRVASEHARFGSAFIKAGFSSMDMGTSYLLPKIVGAGVARELMLTGRIIDAAEAYRIKLVHEVVAPDDLMPAAVEVARSIAANNAYGVWQTKIGLNAALDAPSLRHAIELENRTQILSGFTNNPVEAAIAHREKRAPKWDPL is encoded by the coding sequence GTGGAACTCAACACCCTCGAAGACAACATCGCCTGCCTCACCCTCAACCGTCCCGAACGCCTCAACGCGATCGACGGCGCGCTGATCGACGGCGTGGACGACGCCCTGACCGCGCTCGACGGCGGCGAATTCCGGGCGGCGATCCTGACCGGTGCAGGACGGGGGTTCTGCGCCGGAGCAGACCTGAGCGGCACCGGCGAGCCGTGGACCAAGCCCCGGCCGACCACGCCGCCGTTCAAGGTCAACTACGACGCACAGGTCCGGCTGGCCGACCTGTTCACCCGCCTCTACGAACTGCCCATCCCGGTGATCGCCGCGGTCAACGGCGTCGCTGTCGGCGGCGGGTTGGCGTTCGCGCTGGTCTGCGACGTGCGGGTCGCCTCCGAGCACGCCCGGTTCGGGTCGGCGTTCATCAAGGCCGGCTTCTCCTCGATGGACATGGGCACCAGCTACCTGCTGCCCAAGATCGTCGGCGCCGGGGTGGCCCGGGAACTCATGCTGACCGGCCGCATCATCGACGCCGCCGAGGCGTACCGGATCAAGCTGGTCCACGAGGTGGTGGCCCCGGACGACCTGATGCCGGCCGCGGTCGAGGTGGCGCGCTCGATCGCCGCGAACAACGCCTACGGCGTCTGGCAGACCAAGATCGGCCTCAACGCCGCGCTGGACGCGCCCAGCCTGCGGCATGCCATCGAGCTGGAGAACCGCACGCAGATCCTGAGCGGATTCACCAACAACCCGGTCGAGGCCGCGATCGCGCACCGGGAGAAGCGGGCCCCGAAGTGGGATCCGCTCTGA
- a CDS encoding LLM class flavin-dependent oxidoreductase, whose translation MRFTYAEAMTDFRYYIPLAKAAEAAGYNAMTIADSIAYPFESDSKYPYTPDGNREFLDGKEFIETFVLTSALGAVTSTLRFNFFVLKLPIRPPALVAKQIGSLAAMTDNRVGFGVGTSPWPEDYELMGVPFAKRGKRMDECIEIVQGLTSGEYFEFHGEFYDIPKTKMTPAPTKPIPVLIGGHADAALRRAARLDGWMHGGGAPEELDGLIAKLQRYRDEAGKTGPFEIHVISADAYTADGIKRLEDKGVTDVIVGFRIPYIKGNDTEPLDTKIRNLEMFAENVIAKV comes from the coding sequence GTGCGGTTCACCTACGCGGAGGCGATGACCGACTTCCGGTACTACATCCCCCTGGCCAAAGCCGCCGAGGCGGCCGGCTACAACGCGATGACGATAGCCGACAGCATCGCCTATCCGTTTGAGTCCGATTCGAAGTATCCGTATACGCCCGACGGGAACCGCGAATTCCTCGACGGCAAGGAGTTCATCGAAACATTCGTGCTGACATCGGCGTTGGGTGCGGTGACGTCGACGCTGCGGTTCAACTTCTTCGTCCTCAAACTGCCGATCCGCCCGCCCGCCCTGGTCGCCAAACAGATCGGTTCGCTGGCCGCGATGACCGACAACCGCGTGGGATTCGGGGTGGGCACCAGCCCGTGGCCCGAGGACTACGAGCTGATGGGCGTCCCGTTCGCCAAGCGGGGCAAGCGGATGGATGAGTGCATCGAGATCGTCCAAGGCCTCACCAGCGGCGAGTACTTCGAGTTCCACGGCGAGTTCTACGACATTCCCAAGACCAAGATGACCCCGGCACCCACGAAGCCGATCCCGGTCCTCATCGGCGGTCACGCCGACGCTGCGCTGCGGCGCGCCGCGCGGCTGGACGGCTGGATGCACGGCGGCGGGGCCCCCGAGGAACTCGACGGCCTCATCGCCAAGCTGCAGCGGTACCGGGACGAAGCCGGCAAGACCGGCCCGTTCGAAATCCACGTCATCTCGGCCGACGCCTACACCGCGGACGGCATCAAGCGGCTCGAGGACAAGGGCGTCACCGACGTCATCGTGGGCTTCCGCATCCCCTACATCAAGGGCAACGACACCGAGCCGCTGGACACCAAGATCCGCAACCTGGAGATGTTCGCCGAGAACGTGATCGCCAAGGTCTAG
- a CDS encoding STAS domain-containing protein: MNQSVAVLTVDGVLDTANSAALRDAVVRTILDKPSALILDVTALRVPAESAWAAFIGARWQLHPGVDVPIVLVCARRANRDAIDRSGVARLMPVYSSEKGAIRALGRRTRRSVRRADAELPANLTSLRESRRLVREWLTEWSQPALIPVALVVVNVFVENVLEHTGSVPMMRVESDGATATVAVSDGSNTPAVRLPPPEEGIDVSGLAIVDALSRAWGSAPTATGKTVWAVIGPENQL; encoded by the coding sequence ATGAACCAGTCGGTGGCGGTGCTCACCGTCGATGGAGTGCTGGACACCGCCAACTCCGCGGCGCTGCGCGACGCCGTCGTGCGGACCATCCTCGACAAGCCGTCCGCCCTCATTCTCGACGTGACCGCGCTTCGAGTGCCCGCGGAGTCGGCGTGGGCGGCCTTCATCGGCGCGCGCTGGCAGCTTCACCCGGGGGTCGATGTCCCGATCGTGCTGGTGTGCGCTCGGCGCGCCAATCGGGATGCGATCGACCGCAGCGGCGTGGCCCGCCTGATGCCGGTGTATTCGAGCGAGAAGGGCGCGATCAGGGCGCTCGGGCGCCGGACCCGTCGCAGCGTACGGCGTGCCGACGCCGAGCTACCGGCCAACCTGACCAGCCTTCGGGAGTCACGACGGCTGGTCCGCGAGTGGCTGACCGAGTGGTCGCAGCCCGCGCTCATCCCGGTCGCGCTGGTGGTGGTCAACGTGTTCGTGGAGAACGTGCTCGAGCACACCGGCAGCGTCCCGATGATGCGCGTCGAGAGCGACGGCGCCACCGCCACCGTCGCGGTGTCCGACGGCAGCAACACCCCCGCGGTGCGGCTGCCGCCCCCCGAGGAGGGCATCGACGTCTCCGGCCTGGCGATCGTCGACGCGTTGTCCCGCGCATGGGGCAGCGCCCCCACCGCAACCGGCAAAACCGTCTGGGCGGTCATCGGGCCCGAGAACCAGCTGTAA
- a CDS encoding DUF4873 domain-containing protein, producing MAAHQVSVTHEPDRRVVVVGAGAAAAELTAAGVTDLLELDASRVVGSVFDEASATWSLHAASGDVVRARVVVAAREALLSPWVPELAGRDQFRGASFAAASWDAGFDPAGKRIALVGADSVAGHHIGRLARAASVTVFAHAPRRTVPELPLPSTRARRWLHRRLRPGATPRESGPVLVGSAIDTLTATGVRTRDGVDHPADAVVYATGFTPADPGAGATVVGVGGVTLRHDWAAGTEPYFGVAMHGFPNYFVLGGGSSAEETGAQARYVAECVRLLTDSGATRIEVRRSSQQVFNERVYVRAVQPQPVSRAFDLSNGSPREDREIYDGAATLMLAGAPHPVRVRLAGRLDPIDGRYHWQGTVFGSPSEPLPDDALSRAQTATLTVGERSAPARITEQTPWGTHSIAGVGAPPYPLGGN from the coding sequence ATGGCGGCGCACCAGGTTTCTGTGACGCACGAACCCGACCGCCGCGTCGTCGTCGTCGGCGCGGGTGCCGCCGCCGCGGAGTTGACGGCCGCCGGAGTCACCGACCTCCTCGAACTCGACGCCAGCCGCGTGGTCGGGTCGGTGTTCGACGAGGCGAGCGCCACGTGGTCGCTGCACGCGGCCTCCGGCGACGTGGTGCGGGCCCGCGTCGTCGTCGCCGCCCGCGAAGCCCTGCTGAGCCCATGGGTGCCGGAGCTGGCGGGGCGAGACCAGTTCCGCGGAGCGTCGTTTGCCGCGGCGAGCTGGGACGCCGGCTTCGATCCGGCTGGCAAGCGCATCGCGCTCGTCGGCGCCGACTCCGTCGCCGGCCATCACATCGGACGGCTGGCACGGGCGGCGTCGGTCACCGTCTTCGCGCACGCGCCGCGCCGGACGGTCCCCGAGCTGCCACTTCCGTCGACCCGCGCCAGACGCTGGCTACACCGCCGGCTCCGGCCGGGCGCGACACCCCGCGAATCCGGGCCCGTCCTGGTGGGGTCGGCGATCGACACCCTCACCGCCACCGGTGTCCGCACCCGCGACGGCGTCGACCACCCCGCCGACGCCGTCGTCTACGCCACCGGGTTCACACCCGCCGATCCGGGCGCCGGTGCGACCGTCGTCGGTGTCGGCGGCGTGACGCTGCGGCACGACTGGGCTGCCGGCACGGAACCCTACTTCGGCGTCGCCATGCACGGTTTCCCCAACTATTTCGTCCTCGGCGGCGGGTCAAGCGCAGAAGAAACAGGCGCGCAGGCACGCTACGTCGCCGAATGCGTGCGTCTCCTGACCGACAGCGGAGCGACCCGCATCGAGGTGCGGCGCAGCAGCCAGCAGGTGTTCAACGAGCGCGTCTACGTGCGGGCCGTCCAGCCCCAGCCGGTGTCCCGGGCGTTCGACTTGTCGAACGGCTCCCCACGCGAGGACCGGGAGATCTACGACGGTGCGGCGACCCTGATGCTCGCGGGCGCACCGCACCCCGTACGCGTCCGGCTTGCCGGCCGGCTGGATCCCATCGATGGTCGATACCACTGGCAGGGAACGGTTTTCGGTTCTCCGTCCGAGCCACTGCCGGACGACGCGCTCAGCCGGGCACAGACGGCGACCCTGACCGTGGGCGAGCGCAGCGCGCCGGCGCGGATCACCGAGCAGACCCCGTGGGGCACCCACTCGATCGCCGGGGTCGGCGCGCCGCCGTACCCGCTCGGCGGTAACTGA
- a CDS encoding AurF N-oxygenase family protein encodes MTTAVKPGGPSREEFSDRLLKGSVKKSYEPVVDIDWDAPLDPDKFYLPPRFVSLYGTPMWDEITREQQIELSRQELVNTLSAGIWFENMLNQSLLRTILHEDPTSSSTHYKLTEMGDETRHMVMFGKAIERIGAKPVRPRRLQRMIINTMPLAFQYGSMLWVAALIGEEIFDSLQRQMMDDPELQPIIQRLMRIHVTEEARHIQFARDGARKRVREMPRFNRWFMANINGLGGYFFRYLFTNPIPYARTGLDAKRAQATARSSRHRHEVQVSGFAPLAAFLTEVGLFGPLARRGWRRTRFL; translated from the coding sequence ATGACCACTGCGGTGAAGCCAGGTGGGCCGAGTCGGGAAGAGTTCTCGGATCGGTTGCTCAAAGGCTCGGTCAAGAAGTCCTACGAACCCGTCGTGGACATCGACTGGGACGCACCGCTGGACCCGGACAAGTTCTATCTGCCACCGCGATTCGTGTCCCTGTACGGCACGCCGATGTGGGACGAGATAACCCGCGAGCAACAGATCGAGCTGTCCCGCCAGGAGTTGGTCAACACGTTGTCGGCGGGCATCTGGTTCGAGAACATGCTCAACCAGTCGTTGCTGCGCACCATCCTGCACGAGGACCCCACCAGCTCCTCGACGCATTACAAGCTGACCGAGATGGGCGACGAGACGCGGCACATGGTGATGTTCGGCAAGGCCATCGAACGCATCGGCGCCAAGCCGGTCCGCCCGCGACGGTTGCAGCGGATGATCATCAACACCATGCCGCTGGCCTTCCAGTACGGCTCGATGCTGTGGGTGGCCGCCCTGATCGGCGAGGAGATCTTCGACTCGCTGCAGCGGCAGATGATGGACGATCCGGAATTGCAGCCGATCATCCAGCGGCTCATGCGCATTCACGTCACCGAGGAGGCCCGCCACATCCAGTTCGCCCGCGACGGCGCCCGCAAGCGGGTGCGGGAGATGCCGCGGTTCAACAGATGGTTCATGGCCAACATCAACGGGCTGGGCGGGTACTTCTTCCGCTACCTGTTCACCAACCCGATCCCCTACGCCCGCACGGGTCTGGACGCCAAGCGGGCACAGGCGACCGCGCGCAGCAGCCGGCACCGGCACGAGGTGCAGGTGTCCGGCTTCGCCCCGCTGGCGGCGTTCCTGACGGAGGTGGGCCTGTTCGGTCCGCTGGCGCGCCGCGGATGGCGGCGCACCAGGTTTCTGTGA